The nucleotide window GAACGTCGAGTGCTGTTGCATTGGGTCCGTTTCAGCAGGAGTTCTGTTCATCCTGGCATCTCACGGATCTGTTTTAGCCGCACATGAGCAAAACCGGTATGAAGAACATCGATTACCAACTGCGTCAATTCGTTAAGGTTGCTTCTTATAAATCTTTGTCCGAAGCCGCTGTCGCACTGAATGTCACGCAGTCGGCATTGAGCAAGCAGTTGAGGGAAATCGAGCTTGCGGTTGGGCATCGGGTCTTTCGCCGCCACGGCCGCGGTATCGAACTGACGAAACAGGGCGATGCGCTCCGGCGCGCGGTGCGGGCCGCTTACAACCTGGTGGATGCAACGATCGGCCAGATCCGCGCGACGCATGACCGCACACCGGGCATGACATTGCGAGTCGCGACGTTGCATGGCCACTCACAGCGCGTCGTAAACGAACTTCTCGCGACCACGCCGGGCAAGCAGCCCGAAATGAATCTAACAGTAATGGAGGGTTCGGCAGCCGACGTGTACCGCCTCGTCGAAACAGGTATCGCCGACGTGGGCTTTATCGAAAGCGCCACAGAAATACCGGATACGCTCGAGCTAAGCAGCGCAGCGCCGGATCGCGGCGATTCATCCCGGTACGCTCATGGCGAGCGCTCGGCGCGTGCTGCGATTAGCGATGATATACCGGTTACACGCGTGAGTTGTGTTTCCGCCATCGGCAGCAGCGACATCGCCGCGAATTCTCCGATCGCTGAAACGATCGACCGAACCATGGGCCAGCGCAATTGCGAAGTCGCGAGGACATTCCTGCGCCTCGTCGCCGTTACCCGAAAAGCGAAGCGCGCGGCGTGACGCCGGCTCGCCGAACCTCCCTTCGACACAACCGTTTGCCGCATTCATACGCATTCCTTTTCATGGCGAGTTCCATCCATGGTTTCTCGATCATCGCGCTGTCCGTGACAACATATCTGTCATTGAGTAGACTTCTTGCCATTCACAGGTATCGCTGGACCATGACAGAGCAAGCCGCGAACTGTAACCAGTAAATCAGATATATCCGGTTTTACAGAATTTATGAGCGACACAGCCAGCCGCGGCTCGGCGAGCAATGACAGCAGCGGAATCGTCTATGTGATCGATGACGATTCGCCGATCTGCCAGGCAGTCGAATCCCTGTTCCGTTCCGTCGGAATCCACGCGAAGACATTCTCGAGCGCCGTGGATTTTCTGACGAGCGAGATGCCCGACACGCCATCGTGTCTGCTCCTCGACGTGCGCTTAAGGGGCCCTAGCGGCTTCGTCGTCCAAAGCCAGATGCGCGAGCGGCACATTCATATTCCGATCATCTTCATGACGGCCCACGGCGACGTCGCAATGTCGGTCAAGGCGATGAAAGCCGGTGCGTTCGATTTTCTGACAAAACCCATACGGGATCAGGAATTGCTTGACGTGGTCGCGGAAGCGCTGAAAGTCGACGAGAAACGCTTGCGCTACCAGCGTTCGCTGGCGGCACTGCGTTACCAATACGATTCGCTTACGCCAAGGCAACGCGAAGTGATGACGCTCGTCGTAAGCGGTCTGATGAACAAACAGATTGCCTCCCAGATGTGCCTGAGCGAGATCACGGTGAAGATCTACCGGAGGGAGGCCATGAAGAAGATGGGGGCGGCGACCGTGGCGGATCTCGTTCGCAAAGCGGTTCAGCTCGGCATACAGGATCCCGTGCCCGACGACCTCGCGCACTGCGTCCAGCTCGCGAAGGACACGGCCGTCTGAGCACATTCCATCGGTCCGCAATGACATTGCCGGAATAGAAACCATCGGTCGCGTGTCCAGTAAGGGTGCAACTGCGCAAAGCAGATAGGAACGGCGCAGTTGCCTTCACCGAGACACTGCGATGACCACACCGTCCCACCATCTGTCCTATCGCCGCGGACCCGCCGTCGAATACGAGTGGCAGCAGGGTTTGCGCTCGCTCGGCATCCACTGCAGGATGGATCCGCTGCGTTCGATCGATGCCGGCTTTACCAGCTGGAGCGCCGGGCAGATCGCGATCATGTCCGCTGATTTTCGCCATCAGACGATTACCCCGGTTTCCCCCGACGAATCGGTACTAACGCACGATCATCTGTTTCTCAAGGTCGTGAAAAGCGGTTGGGCCACGATCGAGCAGCGCGGACAAACGCGCGTGATTCGCGAAGGCGACGTCGTTGTTCTCGATCCCAAGGAGCCTTACCGCGAAATCGTCACGGAACGCGCGTCCGGCCTGGGCCTGCGCTTTCCGCGTTCCGCGTTGCGCGAACGCGGCTTTCGCTGCGCATTGCGCGGTCTCTATCTGCCCGATGTGTCTTCGCCGGATGTGCAGGCAGTGCGCGCGCTAATCGAGTGTCTTGGTCAGCGATCGGGCGCGTCCAGCACCGAGGTCAGGCGCCGTCTCGGCGATCAGTTGCTCGATCTGCTCGATATCGTCATCGACGATCCGACCGTGGCTCGCACAGGACGCGGGGCGGCCGCCATTCTCTTCAAGGCCAGGCAGTTTATTTCGCGCAACGCCGGCAATGCGGACCTCTCGCCATCGCAGATTGCCGCGCACGCGTGCGTCTCCGAAAAGCATTTGAGCCGCATTTTCTCGGCGCAAGGGACGTCGTTGATGCGCTACGTGCAGTCGGTGCGTCTCGAACGCGCCGCGCGGCTGCTTGCGGCAACGCCATGGAAACGCAATCTCGTCGTACAGGTTGCATTCGAGTGCGGATTTACGACCGCTTCACATTTCAGCCGCGCGTTCAAGGAGCGATTCGGTGTCGCGCCAAGCGAAGCGCAGACGCTTGGTCTGCTATCGCCGGACGGCGCGTACGGGCTCGAGGCGACGGAAAAGCGCTAGCGCGATAAACAATCGGCACGCGGCCGCTAGAACATCCCAAGTTGAAGACGCGCGGCTTCGGTCATGCGTGCCTTTGTCCAGGGCGGGTCCCATACGAGGTCGATCCGGACATCGCGCACGCCCGCTAGCGAGAAGACCTCCTCCTCGACTACCGATGGAAAAGTTTCGGCGACCGGACACGCGGGCGCGGTCAACGTCATCTGGATTTCCACGCGCCCTTCTTTTTCGTCGACTTTCAGGTCGTAAATCAGCCCCAGATCGTAGATGTTCACCGGAATCTCCGGATCGTACAGCGTGCGCAATCCCTCGATCACGCGGTCTTCGAGCGCACGCGCGCTTTCGCCGCTAAACGATTCGCCGCTCATTCTTCGTGCTCCTTGCGGCCTTGCAGCGCAGCCGATAACGTGTGCCATGCGAGGGTCGCGCATTTCACGCGTGCCGGATAGTCGCGCACGCCGGCTAGCACACGGGTTTTGCCGAGACCTTCGGTATCGTGTTGCGCGGGTTCGCGATCACTCGTCACCATACCCTGAAAGCGCTCGATCAGCCGTTGCGCCTCTTCCAGCGTTTTGCCCTTGACGAGATCGGTCATCATCGACGCCGATGCGGTCGCAATCGCACAGCCCTCGCCATCGAATCCGACCTCGATCACGACGCCATTCTCGACGCGCAGCGCAAGCTCGACACGATCGCCGCACAGCGCGTTATACCCTACCGCCGCGTGACTTGCGTGTTCGACCTCATGCCGGTTATGCGGCCGGCGATAGTGATCGAAGATCACTTCCTGATACAGCTCGCGTATGTCGCTCATGATCCAAACAGCTCCTTCACACGCGCGAGTCCCTTCACGAGGGCATCGATTTCGCCGTGCGTGTTGTAAAGCGCGAGCGACGCACGCACCGTTGCGGGGACGTTGAAACGCGCCATCGCCGGCATTGCGCAATGGTGACCGGCGCGCACCGCAATGCCGGCGTCGCTCAGAATCGAGCCGACGTCGTGCGCATGGATGCCGTCGACGACGAAGGACAGAATGCCGGATTTCTCCGCCGCAGTGCCGATGAGCCGCACGCCGTCGACGCGCTGCAATTCGCCTGTCGCATACTCGAGCAACGCATGCTCGCATGCTTCGATCGCCTTGAAGCCGAGCGAGCCGATATAGTCGATCGCCGAAGCAAGCGCAATGGCGCCCCCGATATTCGGCGTGCCCGCCTCGAACTTCCATGGCAGCTCGTTGTACGTGGTCGTTTCGAACGAGACGGTGCGGATCATGTCGCCGCCGCCCTGCCAGGGCGGCATTGCATCGAGCCACGTCGCCTTGCCGTACAGCACGCCGATGCCGGTCGGACCATACAGCTTATGGCCTGAAAACGCGTAGAAGTCGCAGTCGAGCGACCGTACGTCGACGGGCATGTGTGCGATTGCCTGCGCGCCGTCGAGCAGCACGGGAATACCGTGCTCGTGCGCGGCCTCGATCAGCCGCTTAACCGGATTGACCGTACCGAGCGCATTCGATACATGTGCAAGCGCAACGAGTTTCGTGCGCGGGCCAAGCAGGCGTTGGTAGGCCTCCATATCGAGCGTGCCGGTATCGTCGACGGGCACGACTTTCAGTACCGCGCCCGTCTGTTCGCACACGAGCTGCCACGGTACGATATTCGAATGATGCTCGATCGCGGAAAGCACGATCTCGTCGCCCATCTGCAAACGCGGCCGTGCGAAGCTGTGGGCCACGAGATTGATTGCTTCGGTCGTGCCGCGCACGAAGACGATTTCCGATGTGTGTGCCGCGTTGATAAACTTCGCGACCGTTGCACGCGAGCGCTCGTACGCTTGCGTTGCACGTTCGGCCAGCCAGTGCACGCCGCGGTGCACGTTCGAATTCGTGCTGCGGTAATAGTCTGCTTCCGTCGCAATCACGCGATACGGTTTCTGGGTGGTCGCGGCATTGTCGAGATAGATGAGCGGCTTCCCGTCCGGATGGGTGTCGAGAATCGGAAAATCGCGCCGCCATACGCGCACGAGGTCTTCGCGTTCCAGATCGATGCGTTTCATATGCGCTCCCTATGCCTATGCCTGTTCAGGCGTTGTTTGCGTCAGCCGGCGCCTCGTTCATCCGCGTCAGCAATGTGGCTTCGAGACGCGCTTTCAATGCGTCGATCGCCACGCGGTCGATCACGTCGCGCGCAAAGGCAAACGTCAGCAGCGCGCGTGCAGCCCGTTCGTCGATGCCGCGCGCACGCAGATAGAACAGTTGC belongs to Paraburkholderia sp. SOS3 and includes:
- a CDS encoding LysR family transcriptional regulator encodes the protein MKNIDYQLRQFVKVASYKSLSEAAVALNVTQSALSKQLREIELAVGHRVFRRHGRGIELTKQGDALRRAVRAAYNLVDATIGQIRATHDRTPGMTLRVATLHGHSQRVVNELLATTPGKQPEMNLTVMEGSAADVYRLVETGIADVGFIESATEIPDTLELSSAAPDRGDSSRYAHGERSARAAISDDIPVTRVSCVSAIGSSDIAANSPIAETIDRTMGQRNCEVARTFLRLVAVTRKAKRAA
- a CDS encoding response regulator transcription factor, which encodes MSDTASRGSASNDSSGIVYVIDDDSPICQAVESLFRSVGIHAKTFSSAVDFLTSEMPDTPSCLLLDVRLRGPSGFVVQSQMRERHIHIPIIFMTAHGDVAMSVKAMKAGAFDFLTKPIRDQELLDVVAEALKVDEKRLRYQRSLAALRYQYDSLTPRQREVMTLVVSGLMNKQIASQMCLSEITVKIYRREAMKKMGAATVADLVRKAVQLGIQDPVPDDLAHCVQLAKDTAV
- a CDS encoding AraC family transcriptional regulator, giving the protein MTTPSHHLSYRRGPAVEYEWQQGLRSLGIHCRMDPLRSIDAGFTSWSAGQIAIMSADFRHQTITPVSPDESVLTHDHLFLKVVKSGWATIEQRGQTRVIREGDVVVLDPKEPYREIVTERASGLGLRFPRSALRERGFRCALRGLYLPDVSSPDVQAVRALIECLGQRSGASSTEVRRRLGDQLLDLLDIVIDDPTVARTGRGAAAILFKARQFISRNAGNADLSPSQIAAHACVSEKHLSRIFSAQGTSLMRYVQSVRLERAARLLAATPWKRNLVVQVAFECGFTTASHFSRAFKERFGVAPSEAQTLGLLSPDGAYGLEATEKR
- a CDS encoding SUF system Fe-S cluster assembly protein — its product is MSGESFSGESARALEDRVIEGLRTLYDPEIPVNIYDLGLIYDLKVDEKEGRVEIQMTLTAPACPVAETFPSVVEEEVFSLAGVRDVRIDLVWDPPWTKARMTEAARLQLGMF
- the sufU gene encoding Fe-S cluster assembly sulfur transfer protein SufU, giving the protein MSDIRELYQEVIFDHYRRPHNRHEVEHASHAAVGYNALCGDRVELALRVENGVVIEVGFDGEGCAIATASASMMTDLVKGKTLEEAQRLIERFQGMVTSDREPAQHDTEGLGKTRVLAGVRDYPARVKCATLAWHTLSAALQGRKEHEE
- a CDS encoding cysteine desulfurase — its product is MKRIDLEREDLVRVWRRDFPILDTHPDGKPLIYLDNAATTQKPYRVIATEADYYRSTNSNVHRGVHWLAERATQAYERSRATVAKFINAAHTSEIVFVRGTTEAINLVAHSFARPRLQMGDEIVLSAIEHHSNIVPWQLVCEQTGAVLKVVPVDDTGTLDMEAYQRLLGPRTKLVALAHVSNALGTVNPVKRLIEAAHEHGIPVLLDGAQAIAHMPVDVRSLDCDFYAFSGHKLYGPTGIGVLYGKATWLDAMPPWQGGGDMIRTVSFETTTYNELPWKFEAGTPNIGGAIALASAIDYIGSLGFKAIEACEHALLEYATGELQRVDGVRLIGTAAEKSGILSFVVDGIHAHDVGSILSDAGIAVRAGHHCAMPAMARFNVPATVRASLALYNTHGEIDALVKGLARVKELFGS